A region of Flavobacteriales bacterium DNA encodes the following proteins:
- a CDS encoding PadR family transcriptional regulator has translation MNIERIRSQMRKGVLEYCILSIISKEEAYASDILQTLKDAKLIVVEGTLYPLLTRLKNDGLLNYRWEESTSGPPRKYYALTEMGQKFLNEMDTTWNELVEAVSRTTDKSKKR, from the coding sequence ATGAACATTGAGAGAATAAGATCGCAGATGCGAAAAGGGGTACTGGAGTACTGCATTCTCTCCATTATCAGCAAGGAAGAGGCGTATGCTTCCGACATTTTGCAAACGCTGAAGGATGCAAAGCTGATCGTGGTGGAAGGCACACTCTACCCGCTGCTGACGCGGCTCAAGAATGATGGGCTGCTGAACTACCGATGGGAAGAAAGTACCAGCGGACCACCGAGAAAATACTACGCGCTGACAGAAATGGGTCAGAAATTCCTGAATGAAATGGACACTACGTGGAATGAACTGGTTGAGGCGGTGAGCCGCACAACCGACAAAAGCAAAAAACGATGA
- a CDS encoding PspC domain-containing protein: MNKTITSNIAGYVFHIDENAYEKLEAYLNTIRSYFSESQGRDEIITDIEARLAEMLHERIGDMKQVVTLADVNHVIQVMGQPEAFLEDDPEEATWSEKNSSRSAGPRKLFRDPDNRIVGGVCSGVSSYLGIDDPIWLRLALALTIIFFGTGAFIYFILWIIMPEAKTTAEKLQMRGESVTVSNIEKRVNEELETVKNKWNDLHGNSHGGRRVGNAIHRALTLLGSLAVLILKFFAKIFGFVFLVGGVTGFAALVALGFGFPTIISLSNDGLISSIEAQQILHNIVGGTGMMAFIYLALILIYGIPLLALTYVGLRLLFNLRRRPRGIGLAFVSLWIIGLIMSLAIGGIIATDFISEGIDTETVELNLTTDPDRVIHLGMNNSLGDDEPTFGVDIFNLDLMMAPNSDRIYGKPELDINIAKTGGPKLVIKRSARANKKQEAMQRANKIDYGFVASDTSILFNGYFTIPEEELWRTQELDLELLLPVGYTIYLSDDMMRIIYDIDNVTNTRDSKMVGRRWIMTPDGLACVDCEGLDDPKTSVHSGVHLDVDVNIRQLEDKERELERAKEELEREMEKLQEELDKEREDKEEDVDEEASSDSQEILLKRVINATYQVGSSLYRSVQISYPG, encoded by the coding sequence ATGAACAAGACGATAACCAGTAACATAGCAGGCTACGTTTTTCATATTGATGAGAACGCATACGAAAAACTTGAAGCGTACCTGAACACGATACGCAGCTATTTCAGCGAATCGCAAGGCCGCGATGAGATCATAACCGACATTGAGGCCCGCTTGGCGGAGATGCTGCACGAGCGCATCGGTGACATGAAGCAGGTGGTAACGCTTGCCGATGTGAACCATGTAATTCAAGTGATGGGACAGCCAGAGGCTTTTTTGGAGGACGACCCTGAGGAAGCCACTTGGAGCGAAAAGAACAGTTCGCGCAGCGCTGGACCGAGAAAGCTGTTCCGAGATCCTGACAACCGCATTGTAGGTGGTGTTTGCTCAGGCGTTTCGAGCTACTTGGGCATCGATGATCCCATTTGGCTGCGATTGGCCTTGGCGCTGACCATTATATTCTTTGGAACGGGTGCGTTCATCTACTTCATCCTTTGGATCATCATGCCCGAAGCCAAAACAACGGCCGAAAAACTGCAAATGCGGGGGGAGTCGGTGACCGTTTCCAATATTGAAAAGCGAGTAAATGAAGAGTTGGAGACGGTCAAGAACAAATGGAACGATCTTCATGGAAACTCGCATGGCGGACGAAGGGTCGGAAATGCCATTCACCGTGCATTGACCTTGCTTGGCAGCTTGGCCGTGCTGATCCTTAAATTCTTCGCCAAGATCTTTGGATTCGTGTTTCTGGTGGGGGGCGTCACAGGCTTTGCGGCATTGGTTGCACTTGGGTTCGGTTTCCCTACCATCATCAGTCTGAGCAACGATGGTCTGATCAGTTCGATCGAAGCACAGCAGATCCTTCACAATATTGTGGGCGGAACGGGAATGATGGCCTTCATTTATCTGGCACTCATTCTCATCTACGGCATTCCGCTGTTGGCACTCACCTATGTGGGGCTGCGTCTGCTTTTCAATTTGCGTAGAAGACCACGGGGCATCGGACTCGCATTCGTATCCCTGTGGATCATCGGGCTGATCATGTCCCTTGCCATCGGAGGCATCATTGCAACGGATTTCATCAGTGAGGGAATTGACACGGAAACCGTGGAACTGAACCTGACAACCGATCCAGACCGTGTGATTCACTTAGGCATGAACAACTCGTTGGGAGATGATGAACCTACATTCGGTGTAGATATCTTCAACCTCGACCTGATGATGGCACCCAACTCGGACAGGATCTATGGGAAGCCTGAACTCGATATCAACATCGCCAAAACAGGTGGCCCGAAACTCGTGATCAAGCGCAGCGCGCGTGCCAATAAAAAGCAAGAGGCCATGCAGCGCGCCAACAAGATCGATTATGGTTTCGTAGCGTCAGACACGTCCATTCTCTTCAACGGTTATTTCACCATTCCTGAAGAAGAACTGTGGAGAACACAGGAACTGGATCTGGAATTGCTGCTGCCAGTTGGCTACACCATCTACTTGAGTGATGACATGATGCGCATCATTTACGACATCGACAACGTTACCAACACTCGCGATAGCAAAATGGTCGGTCGCAGATGGATCATGACACCTGATGGCTTGGCCTGCGTGGATTGCGAAGGATTGGATGACCCGAAAACCTCTGTCCACAGCGGTGTTCATTTGGATGTGGATGTGAACATCAGACAGCTGGAAGACAAGGAACGGGAACTGGAACGCGCCAAAGAAGAGTTGGAACGTGAGATGGAAAAACTTCAGGAAGAATTGGATAAGGAACGCGAGGATAAGGAGGAAGATGTGGACGAGGAAGCCTCCTCTGATTCGCAGGAAATTCTGCTGAAACGGGTGATCAACGCCACCTATCAAGTGGGTTCTTCCTTGTACAGATCCGTGCAGATCTCCTATCCAGGATAA
- a CDS encoding protein tyrosine phosphatase produces MNLLFVCSRNEWRSRTAETIFKNHGQHQVRSAGTASSARLKLNSQMLDWADMVFVMEEKHHDIIRQKFPDSIGEDSIIVLHIPDEYRYMDAELIEELKASVEPYL; encoded by the coding sequence ATGAATCTGTTGTTTGTCTGCAGTAGAAATGAATGGCGTAGCCGCACGGCAGAAACCATCTTCAAGAACCACGGACAGCATCAGGTGCGCTCGGCAGGAACAGCATCTTCCGCCCGCCTCAAACTCAATTCGCAAATGCTGGATTGGGCCGATATGGTGTTTGTGATGGAGGAGAAGCACCATGACATCATCCGACAGAAGTTTCCCGACAGCATCGGAGAGGATTCCATCATCGTGTTGCACATCCCTGACGAATACCGATACATGGATGCGGAGCTTATCGAGGAATTGAAGGCTTCTGTTGAACCCTACCTGTAG
- a CDS encoding serine hydrolase: MRGVFLGFPDHNDIHRFPSNPITASDDCFEFYPDVKGVMKNFRVTDWSSGSPYFVTLDELNASRPVRSMVVIKNDTLLYEFYGQKTAAADLGASYSVAKSFTSALVGIAIDEGHIKSVHDKVVDYIPELKDVEGSEKLEVEHLLNMTSGFKLKLKIDAEIYYGNNVLKALKQVEFAHEPGTYQEYINLDVQLLGIILHRATGMVPSEYLSEKLWKPMHACSDALWTRDKKGEDKTFCCMGATALDYAKFGRLYLNNGNWNGTQVIPAEWVQRSVSRDTTNGSSFGYNYLWHIGEAAYGDFLADGMYKQQIYVQPEKKVVIVLLCNRDNALKAERVRWRHVCRQIVDQL; encoded by the coding sequence ATGCGGGGCGTGTTCCTCGGTTTCCCCGATCATAACGACATTCATCGTTTTCCTTCCAATCCCATTACTGCAAGCGATGATTGCTTTGAGTTTTACCCAGATGTGAAGGGCGTGATGAAGAACTTCCGTGTAACGGATTGGAGCAGTGGAAGTCCGTATTTCGTTACGTTGGATGAGCTGAATGCTTCCCGTCCCGTGCGCAGCATGGTGGTGATCAAGAACGATACGCTACTGTATGAGTTCTACGGACAGAAGACCGCAGCCGCTGACCTTGGTGCTTCCTATTCGGTGGCCAAGTCATTCACTTCTGCATTGGTAGGTATTGCCATTGATGAAGGGCACATTAAAAGCGTACATGATAAGGTGGTGGACTACATTCCCGAACTGAAAGATGTGGAAGGTTCGGAGAAGCTGGAGGTGGAACATCTGCTGAACATGACCTCGGGTTTCAAACTCAAACTGAAAATAGATGCCGAGATCTACTACGGCAATAATGTGCTGAAGGCATTGAAGCAAGTGGAGTTTGCACACGAACCAGGAACCTATCAGGAATACATCAATTTGGATGTGCAGTTGTTGGGCATCATCCTGCATCGCGCTACGGGAATGGTGCCTTCTGAATACCTGAGCGAGAAGCTTTGGAAGCCGATGCACGCTTGCTCGGATGCGCTTTGGACGCGCGACAAGAAAGGGGAGGACAAGACCTTCTGCTGCATGGGGGCCACAGCCTTGGACTACGCCAAGTTCGGGCGGCTTTACCTGAACAACGGTAACTGGAACGGGACGCAGGTGATACCAGCAGAATGGGTGCAACGCTCCGTGAGCCGCGACACCACCAACGGCAGCAGTTTCGGCTACAACTACCTGTGGCACATAGGCGAAGCGGCCTATGGCGATTTTCTGGCCGATGGCATGTACAAGCAGCAGATCTATGTGCAGCCCGAAAAGAAAGTGGTGATCGTGCTGCTCTGTAACCGCGACAATGCCCTGAAAGCCGAACGGGTACGCTGGCGTCACGTTTGCCGACAGATCGTGGATCAGCTATGA
- a CDS encoding DinB family protein, producing MVGFVGNPIDLRPMEYTKKEIIDQLEKQSKQLRSWFLDKPIEKMEYAPEGAWTAGQHLLHLIKSTKPLGKGMGYPRILLVWKFGKAKHPSRSYEEVINAYKQALERGGKATGEYVPREVKKEEREVLVERFREEVSVLTNQVHQWSEKNLDRTAVPHPLIGNLTLREMLYFTIYHMEHHLKILEERYS from the coding sequence ATGGTTGGGTTTGTAGGAAATCCTATAGATTTAAGACCTATGGAATACACCAAGAAGGAGATCATCGATCAGCTCGAAAAGCAGTCGAAACAACTGAGGAGCTGGTTTCTCGATAAGCCGATAGAGAAGATGGAATATGCGCCAGAAGGTGCTTGGACGGCAGGGCAGCATCTGTTGCATCTCATTAAAAGCACCAAGCCATTGGGAAAGGGCATGGGCTACCCGCGCATTCTGCTGGTGTGGAAATTCGGGAAGGCCAAACATCCGAGCCGCTCTTATGAGGAGGTGATAAACGCGTACAAGCAAGCGCTGGAAAGAGGAGGCAAGGCCACAGGCGAGTACGTTCCGCGAGAGGTGAAAAAAGAGGAGCGCGAAGTGCTGGTGGAGCGTTTCCGTGAGGAAGTGAGTGTGCTTACCAATCAGGTGCATCAATGGTCGGAGAAGAATCTGGACAGGACCGCGGTGCCGCATCCGCTCATCGGAAATCTTACGCTTCGCGAGATGCTCTACTTCACCATTTACCACATGGAGCATCATCTGAAAATTCTGGAAGAGCGATATTCGTAG